DNA from Hypanus sabinus isolate sHypSab1 chromosome 16, sHypSab1.hap1, whole genome shotgun sequence:
AAATAGTGCGCAATGAAATGTGACACTACAGAGAAAGAGTAAGTAAACAGTAAGGCGCAAGGTCATAAAgcggtagattgtgagatcaaggtCGAACTTACTGCACAAGCGGACTATTCAATACTTTTATaacaagctgtccttgagcccggtTTTATGTTATTTCAGGCTTTCGTATTTTCTGTCCGATAAAAGACAGACGAATACAGAATGTGCGGGGTGGATTGTGGATGGAGTCTTTGActctgctggctgctttactgagacagcgaaatatttacaatattattgcaACGTTCTTGCAGTAACCAACCTCGCTGTTCCGCTTGCCGGGAGGGAGGGAGCTGTGCTCATTTCAGTCAATCGCTCCTCTCTCTGAAGTTCGTTCAGTCGCCTCCTTGGGATTCGCTTCATCAGAGTGGATCTCTTCATGTGGACGAACTGGTGGACTCCACAGAaccagagggaatgagtgaggaCAAACACTGGATTAGCCATAAATAGGGGCGACgacctcctccccatcactaAATATTGAGACCTCTGCCGAGGTGAGCGCGGAGCCTCGGACTTCGGTCGTGCGTGCATTTCACTTTCTTGGTGAATTCTGCTTGCGATGTGACCTCGTATCTTTAATGCACCCCACTTTTAAGCACATATTATTAAGGCTGTGTTTCGTGGACTCGCGTTCAAATGAAGGGAACAGATTAAAGGAAGGGCTTCCCACACTCCTGCGAAATCATTAATGACATCGCTGGCGTTAAACAGACCGGGTTATGGCGGAGCTGTGAGCCCTCATTCACCGGAGCTCAACGTGCGCGGCTGAGCTTTGGTCGTTGTTTCTCGGCTCCTCACCACTGGCAGCGCGCCCAGAGAACATCCGTTCGGTGGTCCATAGAGTCCTTGGTTTCACAGCTGGGCGATCGCTCACTGCCAGTACCAGGAGCCGGGGAAGCAGAGGAGCCGGCGTGGAGAAAGCCAGTTCGACAGTAGGTCAAAGAGGGAGTGAGAGGAAATCAGAAgggactggggagagggtggaataGGGACAGAGGAAGAAGGGAGTCAAGGAGAGTTTGGTTAAGGGTAGATGAAGTAGGAATCGAGGGAAAATGAGATAGGGATCAGAGTGGGAAAGGAAAGGAGGTCGGGAGAAGAGGATCAAAGAGCAGGAGAGTAGTTATAGCGAGAAAGAAATTGGATCCGAGAGGGTATGGGACCAGGAGGATTAGGGAAACGTAGAATATTTTAAGGCGGGAGAGGAATTGTGGAAAGGAGTGGAGGAATTGGAAGgcaggagaggtttcagaggggCGGGAGAGGGATCGGCCAGACGGTAGAAAGACGGGAGAGCAggagggggattgggaagagggAAAAATGGTGGAGAGGAAAAAAGAGGGGAGATGAGACACAGGTGGGCAGATCGAGGACATAAGGGTGTAGAGTCAGTCAACTGGGATAACTACAGAAAGGGATCATCAACAAGGGTGAAGGAGGTCCAGTGGTCAGCTACACATCGTCTatctatgttccagatgctgcgGAGAACGAAGGGACAGTAGTCGGAGGAGATGGCCACGTCTGACCGAGACTGTTACTTGGACGATGATGGAGTTTCCTTTTCGTCCAATGAAACTAACCAGTGTCTGGAAGATCTGCTGAAATGGTTGATTTACCACGGCACCGAGGTACATAACGAGGGGTCCAAGATCATCAGGATCCTGATCTCTATTGTCTATTCTGTGGTGTGTGCCTTGGGTCTGCTGGGCAATCTCCTGGTGCTTTATCTCCTGCAAGCCAACAAGAAGAAGTCCACAATGACCATCTTGGTCATGGGCCTGGCTGTGACTGACATCCAGTTCGTGGTGACCCTACCTTTCTGGGCAGTGGACACGGCCATGGACTTCAGTTGGCCTTTTGGACGTGTCATGTGTAAGGTGGTGTCATCTATGACGGTGATGAGCATGTACGCCAGTGTCTTCTTCATGGCTGTAATGAGTATCACCCGGTACTGCTCGGTGTCCCAGTCACTGAAGATGAAAAGGAGGTCCTCCACATGCTGGGATGGGTTAACCTGTGTCTTCATCTGGAGGTTGGCTTGTGTGGCAACCCTTCCTCAGGCCACCTACTCCACCACCATCGTGCTCCCCACTGAAGAACTGTGCATCACCAAGTTTCCCCAGCTTCACAGCAACCCCCAGTTTTGGTTCGGGCTCTATCAGGCGCTGAAGGTTTTGGTTGGCTTCATCTTACCCCTCGCCATTATCTCCGCCTCCTACCTCCTATTGCTGCGTTTCGTCAACAACAGAGAAATGAGCAGCAACAACCCAAAGAGGATGTCCAGGGTTACCAAATCCGTCACCATCGTGGTGTTAGCCTTCTTCATCAGCTGGTTGCCCAACCAAGCTATCACTCTCTGGAGTGCCTTCATCAAGCTCAATGTGGTCCATTTCAGTGTTGCCTTTTACAACACCCAGGCGTATGTCTTCCCTGTGACTGTCTGCCTAGCGTACAGTAACAGCTGCCTCAACCCGGTCCTCTACTGCCTGATGCGGAGAGAGTTCCGAGCAGCTGTCCGCGACCTGGTGCTGAAAGTCACCGGGGTTAGCCGCATCCGTCCGGCGTTGTCACGGGAGGCACCCGGCAAGAAGGGACGGCTGCCGGTCGCCATCTCCATGACAAGGTGAGTGGCTGGGGTTCTCAGCAGATTCAAGGAGAGTGGGATTCAGTGAACAAGATAGGAATTGGAGAGAGATAACGCTAGAGATCAAAGGGAGAAATCCGAAGAAAGAAAGGGACTTGACTACCTGCTGTAGTCGATTAGCTGTGTTTAACCCGGGATCTCGGTCCAGCGCGTGCTTTTATTtcatacttcaaattcttcatGTGTACTTAAAAGCTTTGCAACCTTAACTGGCCAGGAAAGAGTACAGAATGATACTCGCTTGAGCATGAAGAGGTTATTTATGCACAACAGGGATAAATTGCACGCTCTGTCCACtgcttgtgaatcttctctgcaccctcatcggtgctatcacattccttctataccttggagaccagaactggacacaatacttcaGCAGGGGTCTGAGCAAGGTTTTATCAATTTGTAGCATAACCTTGCTCTGTAccccaactaatgaagaccaGAACTCCATATTCCTTCGTAACAATATTGTCTGCCTATGTTGCTACCTTTAAGGATCTCTAAGGTCCTTCTGTCCCTCAATACTCCCTAAGACCTTACCATTCAAGGTGTACTTCTTAGCCTCATTAGAGCTCCCAAATTGCATCACCTCACAATTGTTGGGATTAAGCTCCTGGGAATTTCAGCAATTCCATCAACATGTcattttaagatgatgagagggatcgatcagaggctttttcccagggttgaaacggCTAACAagtgagggcacagttttaaggtacttagaagaaggtacagaggagatgtcaggcataagttttttatgcagagagtggttagagtgtggaatgggctgctggcggggatggtggaggcggatatgatagggtcttttaagagac
Protein-coding regions in this window:
- the LOC132405902 gene encoding relaxin-3 receptor 1-like; translated protein: MATSDRDCYLDDDGVSFSSNETNQCLEDLLKWLIYHGTEVHNEGSKIIRILISIVYSVVCALGLLGNLLVLYLLQANKKKSTMTILVMGLAVTDIQFVVTLPFWAVDTAMDFSWPFGRVMCKVVSSMTVMSMYASVFFMAVMSITRYCSVSQSLKMKRRSSTCWDGLTCVFIWRLACVATLPQATYSTTIVLPTEELCITKFPQLHSNPQFWFGLYQALKVLVGFILPLAIISASYLLLLRFVNNREMSSNNPKRMSRVTKSVTIVVLAFFISWLPNQAITLWSAFIKLNVVHFSVAFYNTQAYVFPVTVCLAYSNSCLNPVLYCLMRREFRAAVRDLVLKVTGVSRIRPALSREAPGKKGRLPVAISMTR